From the Actinopolymorpha singaporensis genome, the window GCGCTGGCGGCGACGGTTGGCTGCGGCTTCACCGCCCAGCTCGGCGCGATGCGGGTCAGCGAGGAGGTGGACGCCCTGGAGGTGATGGCCGTCCCGTCGCTGCCGTTCCTCGTCAGCACGCGGATCGTCGCCGGGCTGCTCGCGGTCGTTCCGTTGTACGTCGTCGGGCTGTTCTCGTCGTACTTCGCGACCCGGCTCGTCGTCACCGCGGGCTACGGCCAGAGCGCCGGGACCTACGACCACTACTTCCACCTGTTCCTGCCGCCGCACGACGTGCTCTGGTCGTTCGGAAAGGTGCTGGTATTCGCGGTGCTGATCATCTCGATCCACTGCTACCACGGCTACCACGCCACCGGCGGCCCCGCGGGAGTCGGCGTGGCGGTCGGCCGGGCGGTGCGTACGTCGATCGTGGTCATCAACGTCGTCGACTTGGCGCTGTCGATGGCGATCTGGGGCGCGAGCACGACCGTGCGGCTGGCGGGGTAGGCGATGGCCGGTCGTACACAGTTCGAGAAGGTGACCCGGCGGCCCGGGCGCTCGGGTCGGCCCGGGCAGCCCGGGCAGTCTCGGCAGCCTGGGCAGTCGAGGTGGCCCTGGCAGGCCGCGCGACCCGGGCGGCCGGGTCGGCTCGGGCCGCGGGCGCTGGGGATCGTCTTCCTCGCCCTGCTGGTGGGCTTCGGCGGCCTGACGTACGCGTTCTTCACCCAGGCGTTCACCGACACGGCCGAGGTGACCCTGGAGACCGACCACGTGGGGCTGGAGCTCAACCGGCAGGCGGACGTGAAGGTCCGCGGCCTGATCGTGGGCGAGGTACGCCACGTCGCGTCCGACGGCCGCCGGGCCCGGGTCGACCTCGCGCTGACGCCGGACAGCCTGGCCGCCATCCCGGCCAACGTGACCGCCCGGATCGTGCCGAAGACGTTGTTCGGGGAGAAGTACGTCGAACTCGTCCTGCCGGCCAGGCCGTCTCCGCGCAGGCTCGCGGCCGGCGACGTGATCGGGCCGGACCGGTCGAGTGTGGCGATCGAACTCGCCGCCGTCCTCGAGGACGTCTACCCGCTGCTGCGCACCCTTCGCCCGGCCCAACTGAACGCGACACTGGCCGCGCTCGCCACCGCGCTGGAGGGACGCGGTGACCGGATCGGCGGCAACCTCACCCGGCTGGACGCCTACCTGGGCCGGCTCGACCCGCACCTGCCGCAGCTCAACCACGACGTGTCCGCTCTCGCCGACGTCGCGGACATCTACGCCGACGCGACCCCCGACCTGGTGCGGCTGCTGCGCAACGCCACGAAGACCGGGAGCACCGTCGTGGTCAAGCAACGGGTGCTGGAGGACTTCCTCACCGACCTC encodes:
- a CDS encoding MlaE family ABC transporter permease, which gives rise to MPEVSAPLRALDTLGDQLAFYLRAAGWIPATVRRYRREVLRLLAEVSFGTGALAVVGGTVGVIAFLAFFTGTEVGLQGYAALNQLGTSAYAGFVSAYFNTREIAPLIAGIALAATVGCGFTAQLGAMRVSEEVDALEVMAVPSLPFLVSTRIVAGLLAVVPLYVVGLFSSYFATRLVVTAGYGQSAGTYDHYFHLFLPPHDVLWSFGKVLVFAVLIISIHCYHGYHATGGPAGVGVAVGRAVRTSIVVINVVDLALSMAIWGASTTVRLAG
- a CDS encoding MCE family protein; protein product: MAGRTQFEKVTRRPGRSGRPGQPGQSRQPGQSRWPWQAARPGRPGRLGPRALGIVFLALLVGFGGLTYAFFTQAFTDTAEVTLETDHVGLELNRQADVKVRGLIVGEVRHVASDGRRARVDLALTPDSLAAIPANVTARIVPKTLFGEKYVELVLPARPSPRRLAAGDVIGPDRSSVAIELAAVLEDVYPLLRTLRPAQLNATLAALATALEGRGDRIGGNLTRLDAYLGRLDPHLPQLNHDVSALADVADIYADATPDLVRLLRNATKTGSTVVVKQRVLEDFLTDLAGTSASTRRFLADNEAGLIRVGEVSRPTLDLLATYSPEYSCLLEGLANWVPRIDDAFGGGEHYPGSAPALHITLEVVDQHRGYGRQDRPAYDDDRGPGCRSLPDPPYSQADPAPGSGVREGVGGSGSGSGPGAGSGAGARAPVFDLSSGYAGTAREQRVVDALVAPVLRIPPGDVPDVTTLLYGPLVRGTQVSVG